The Williamwhitmania taraxaci genome has a segment encoding these proteins:
- a CDS encoding thioesterase family protein: MADIIIPHGITFESTQTVTANDTASKYGSGLVEVFATPAMVALMENACLNAVLPYLPEGFSSVGVDISVSHVKATPMGKVVKCMATLTKVDGRKLDFEVVASDEEGLIGKGTHSRYIINIEKFMEKLKK; this comes from the coding sequence ATGGCAGATATTATTATACCCCATGGAATAACCTTCGAATCTACCCAAACTGTTACGGCTAACGATACTGCCAGTAAATACGGTTCGGGACTGGTGGAGGTTTTTGCTACTCCAGCGATGGTTGCACTCATGGAAAATGCCTGCTTAAATGCAGTGCTGCCGTATCTACCCGAAGGCTTTAGTAGTGTTGGGGTAGATATCTCTGTTTCTCATGTAAAGGCAACCCCAATGGGCAAAGTTGTGAAATGTATGGCAACCCTTACTAAGGTTGATGGTCGAAAACTTGATTTTGAAGTTGTGGCAAGCGACGAGGAAGGCCTGATTGGAAAAGGAACTCACAGCCGATACATTATAAATATTGAGAAATTCATGGAAAAACTCAAAAAATAA
- a CDS encoding DUF4301 family protein, with translation MEIKDKDEVQLQQYGISSDKIITQIENFKKGFPFSEITLPATPGNGIVTLDDVHVKEYIQEYQSYTGKRLKFVPASGAASRMFKSLFECIEEIGKKGYSQFEDRSFSSAYHFFAHIDQFAFYPELEHYLNSVGKSTKNLIEQKKFVELLDALLSENGLNYGSMPKGLLLFHQYQDISRTSLEEHLVEGALYASTPERTVQIHLTVSPEHIEGFNQLVAKVISQYEYQYSVKYDLTFSVQKKSTDTIAVDENNEPFRNSDGSMLFRPGGHGALIENLNDRIEPLIFIKNIDNIVPDHLKQETVNYKMVIAGILLKIKEITQTILNKISSKVEDEDILQLAELLERKYFIVLPKKNENSMEVWSKELIRFLDRPIRVCGMVRNEGEPGGGPFWVKDKSGALSLQIVESSQINLKEKTYKDIFKKSTHFNPVDLVCWTYNYRNEKFDLRHFVDPATGFIAEKSKDGKILKAQELPGLWNGAMANWITVFVEVPLITFNPVKSVNDLLRKEHQPQSL, from the coding sequence ATGGAAATAAAGGATAAAGACGAAGTTCAACTTCAGCAATACGGTATTTCTTCCGACAAAATTATTACCCAAATTGAAAATTTCAAGAAGGGATTTCCCTTTTCGGAGATTACTTTGCCAGCAACGCCAGGCAATGGGATTGTAACTCTCGATGATGTTCATGTAAAAGAATATATACAAGAATACCAGAGTTATACTGGTAAACGCCTCAAGTTTGTACCCGCTTCGGGTGCCGCATCTCGTATGTTCAAATCGCTTTTTGAATGTATCGAGGAGATTGGAAAGAAAGGCTACTCCCAATTCGAAGACCGATCGTTTTCCTCTGCCTATCACTTTTTTGCTCACATCGATCAGTTTGCCTTCTATCCCGAATTAGAACACTATCTTAATTCTGTTGGTAAATCGACAAAAAACCTGATCGAGCAGAAAAAATTCGTTGAACTACTGGATGCCCTTTTAAGCGAAAACGGGCTCAATTATGGCAGTATGCCAAAAGGGCTATTACTTTTTCATCAATATCAAGATATTTCAAGAACCTCACTCGAGGAGCACTTGGTGGAAGGTGCGCTTTACGCATCAACCCCAGAGCGCACGGTTCAAATCCATCTTACAGTTTCGCCAGAGCATATTGAAGGATTCAACCAGTTGGTAGCAAAAGTGATTTCTCAATACGAGTACCAATACAGTGTAAAATACGACTTGACCTTTTCTGTTCAAAAGAAATCGACTGACACAATTGCCGTTGATGAAAACAATGAACCGTTCCGAAATAGTGATGGATCCATGCTATTCCGCCCCGGAGGACATGGTGCTCTTATCGAAAATCTTAACGACCGAATTGAGCCGCTAATCTTTATCAAAAACATTGACAACATAGTCCCCGATCATCTTAAGCAGGAGACGGTCAACTACAAAATGGTTATTGCAGGTATCCTGTTGAAAATAAAAGAAATCACGCAAACTATTCTAAATAAAATATCCTCCAAAGTAGAGGATGAAGATATTCTACAACTAGCAGAATTGCTTGAGCGCAAATACTTTATTGTGTTGCCCAAGAAGAATGAGAATAGCATGGAAGTTTGGAGCAAAGAGTTAATTCGCTTTCTCGATAGACCTATCAGAGTTTGTGGAATGGTCCGAAATGAAGGAGAACCGGGAGGAGGCCCCTTTTGGGTAAAGGATAAGAGTGGAGCTCTATCGCTCCAAATTGTCGAAAGTTCACAAATCAATTTAAAGGAGAAAACCTACAAAGATATTTTTAAGAAATCAACCCATTTTAATCCGGTTGATCTGGTATGCTGGACTTACAATTACCGAAATGAGAAGTTCGACTTACGGCACTTTGTCGACCCAGCAACAGGTTTTATCGCAGAAAAATCAAAGGACGGTAAAATCCTTAAAGCCCAGGAGTTGCCTGGTTTGTGGAATGGTGCCATGGCCAATTGGATTACCGTATTTGTTGAAGTTCCCTTAATCACCTTTAACCCCGTAAAATCGGTAAACGATCTGTTAAGAAAAGAACATCAGCCGCAGAGTTTATGA
- a CDS encoding alpha-amylase family glycosyl hydrolase, which yields MTSMLKRLRLYFTSFILALLIASAIALTSCNGNENKQPAEKFQIVHPEWSDNATIYEVNVRQYTPSGTFTELKTRIPQIKDLGVKIIWLMPIYPIGEKERKGSLGSYYAVKDYMAINPEFGTMEEFKDLVKTFHDNGMKVILDWVANHTSRDNALIGQHPEWFKQDSTGKILAPFDWTDVAQLDYSKPELHDYMIGAMKYWITEADVDGFRCDVAGMVPTPFWNKARAELDKIKPVFMLAEAEQPDLQEYAFDMTYSWDLHHLMNTIAQGKDSVAKLDSFFQKELVRFPKNAFRMVFITNHDENSWNGTEFERMGAAVKAMGVFSFVVPGMPLIYSGQEVGLSKRLLFFEKDTILWNESPWTPFYKKMVELKSTNSALMNGEKGADMFRIKSKNPFVYAFTRENEGGKVLAVFNFSKEKQTVTLENEVLAGNYMDWLLGKEVKLESTKEFTFEPWGFSIFVKK from the coding sequence ATGACCTCAATGTTAAAACGATTGCGCTTGTATTTTACGAGCTTTATTTTGGCGCTTTTGATCGCTTCTGCTATTGCCCTTACTTCCTGCAATGGTAATGAGAACAAACAACCTGCCGAAAAGTTTCAAATTGTTCACCCAGAGTGGTCGGACAATGCCACCATCTACGAGGTGAATGTTCGACAATATACACCATCGGGAACTTTTACAGAGTTGAAAACCCGAATACCCCAAATAAAAGATCTTGGAGTTAAGATTATATGGCTTATGCCAATATACCCAATTGGTGAAAAAGAGAGAAAGGGTTCGCTCGGCAGTTACTATGCTGTGAAAGATTACATGGCAATTAACCCTGAGTTTGGGACTATGGAAGAGTTTAAAGACCTTGTGAAAACATTTCATGACAACGGCATGAAAGTAATTCTCGATTGGGTTGCGAACCATACATCTCGCGACAACGCACTTATCGGTCAACATCCCGAATGGTTTAAGCAAGATTCTACTGGGAAAATATTAGCACCATTTGATTGGACAGACGTAGCCCAACTCGATTACTCAAAACCAGAATTGCACGACTATATGATTGGTGCCATGAAATATTGGATTACTGAGGCCGATGTGGATGGATTCCGTTGTGATGTTGCAGGAATGGTCCCAACACCATTTTGGAACAAAGCTCGTGCCGAATTGGATAAAATCAAACCTGTATTTATGCTTGCCGAAGCGGAACAACCCGATTTGCAGGAATATGCTTTCGATATGACCTATTCTTGGGACCTACACCACTTGATGAATACAATTGCTCAAGGTAAAGATTCCGTTGCAAAATTGGATTCATTCTTTCAAAAGGAACTAGTGCGATTTCCAAAGAATGCATTCCGGATGGTATTCATTACCAACCACGACGAAAACAGCTGGAATGGAACAGAGTTTGAAAGAATGGGCGCCGCCGTTAAAGCAATGGGTGTCTTTTCTTTTGTAGTACCGGGAATGCCTCTTATTTATAGTGGACAAGAAGTTGGCCTAAGTAAACGTCTCCTGTTCTTTGAGAAGGATACAATTTTATGGAATGAAAGCCCTTGGACTCCTTTTTATAAGAAAATGGTTGAGTTAAAATCAACTAATTCAGCCTTAATGAATGGTGAAAAGGGGGCGGATATGTTCCGTATCAAATCCAAGAATCCATTTGTTTATGCATTCACCCGCGAGAATGAAGGTGGCAAGGTGCTTGCAGTATTTAACTTTAGTAAGGAAAAACAAACGGTAACTCTTGAAAACGAAGTTCTTGCAGGAAACTATATGGATTGGCTTCTCGGTAAAGAAGTTAAACTCGAATCAACTAAAGAGTTCACCTTTGAGCCATGGGGCTTTTCAATTTTTGTAAAAAAATAA
- a CDS encoding FprA family A-type flavoprotein, whose amino-acid sequence MNPLKVTGKVYWLGINDRRKFLFENMWPLDKGVAYNCYLILDNMTALVDTVELRSGGDFVSKVDAMLNGRRLDFLIINHMEPDHSGEIKAIIDKYPGVKIVGNLKTFKIIEAYWGIKDNLHIVDDGDTLDLGYHKLKFVMTPWVHWPETMMTYDQTDAVLFSGDAFGSFGTLDGGVFDDEINFAYYEDEMRRYFSNIVGKYCNMVQKAFKKLEGVPVKAICPTHGPVWRTDPQKVLGLYDKWSKYQTEEGVVIIYASMYGNTEEVADYIARQLVENGITNIRVFDVSRTHISHLINEIWKYKGVMLGSCAYNSEMFPLMENLTRELEHMGVKDHLLGLFGSYSWNGGGVKNLTKFAENIGWEMAAQPADIFGMPNDEKLANCKLLAEGMAVKLKALRK is encoded by the coding sequence ATGAATCCTTTAAAAGTTACAGGGAAAGTATATTGGCTAGGTATTAACGATCGGAGGAAATTCCTTTTCGAAAATATGTGGCCATTGGATAAGGGCGTTGCCTACAATTGCTACCTCATTCTCGACAATATGACTGCTTTAGTTGATACTGTCGAATTGCGTTCCGGCGGTGATTTTGTATCGAAAGTTGATGCAATGCTCAACGGGAGAAGGCTCGATTTCCTTATTATCAACCATATGGAGCCAGATCATTCCGGCGAAATTAAGGCAATTATTGACAAGTATCCTGGTGTTAAGATTGTTGGAAATCTTAAAACTTTTAAGATTATTGAGGCCTACTGGGGAATCAAGGACAACCTCCATATTGTTGATGACGGTGACACTTTGGATCTTGGATATCATAAACTAAAATTTGTGATGACCCCATGGGTTCATTGGCCAGAAACTATGATGACCTACGACCAGACTGATGCAGTTTTGTTTTCGGGTGATGCATTTGGATCTTTTGGCACTTTGGATGGTGGCGTTTTCGATGACGAAATCAACTTCGCCTACTATGAAGATGAAATGCGTCGGTACTTCTCCAATATCGTAGGTAAGTATTGCAATATGGTTCAAAAAGCGTTCAAGAAACTAGAAGGCGTTCCGGTTAAAGCCATTTGCCCAACCCATGGGCCAGTTTGGCGCACCGATCCGCAAAAGGTTCTTGGACTTTATGATAAATGGAGCAAGTATCAAACGGAGGAAGGGGTTGTTATCATCTATGCTTCAATGTATGGAAATACTGAAGAGGTTGCCGATTATATTGCGCGCCAGCTTGTTGAAAATGGGATAACGAATATTCGTGTTTTTGATGTTTCAAGAACACATATTTCGCATTTAATCAATGAAATATGGAAGTATAAGGGAGTAATGCTTGGCAGCTGTGCTTATAATTCTGAAATGTTTCCATTGATGGAGAACCTAACTCGAGAACTTGAACATATGGGCGTAAAAGATCACTTGCTTGGGTTGTTTGGCTCCTACAGCTGGAATGGAGGAGGAGTAAAGAATCTCACCAAATTTGCTGAAAACATTGGATGGGAAATGGCTGCACAACCTGCCGATATTTTTGGGATGCCCAACGACGAAAAGCTTGCCAATTGTAAATTACTAGCCGAAGGTATGGCTGTAAAGCTGAAAGCACTTAGAAAATAG
- a CDS encoding 6-phosphofructokinase, translated as MKRVLVATGGGDCPGLNAVIRGIVKRAAQEQDWEVIGSIQSFDGILREPTEIRVLDERAVAGIHVQGGTLIGTTNKGGPFAWPVKNSDGTWSAVDRSDEMIRKLQYLGVDAVISIGGDGSQEISQRLYEKGLNVIGVPKTIDNDLSATDFTFGFQTAVQIATDAVDKLVTTAASHNRVLILEVMGRNAGWIALHAAVAGGADVCLIPEIPYNLDKVLERLNGRFSKGKGFAIVVIAEGAKPVGGDITSEKSDEVGYANLRMGGVASKLMKDLKMAGFEADMRETVLGHLQRGGIPNAYDRVLATQFGVKAFEMVLEENFGTMVAYRHPDIISVPLIEAINRPNFVEPTCSLVVTAKGVGISFGD; from the coding sequence ATGAAAAGAGTTTTAGTTGCTACCGGAGGAGGCGATTGTCCGGGATTAAATGCGGTAATAAGGGGTATAGTAAAGCGGGCAGCCCAAGAACAAGACTGGGAGGTAATTGGCAGCATTCAATCATTTGATGGTATTCTGCGCGAACCAACAGAAATAAGAGTACTCGATGAGAGAGCTGTTGCTGGCATTCACGTTCAAGGCGGTACACTTATCGGTACAACCAACAAAGGTGGTCCTTTTGCTTGGCCTGTAAAAAACAGTGATGGTACTTGGTCGGCAGTTGATCGCTCCGACGAAATGATAAGAAAACTTCAATACCTAGGAGTCGACGCTGTTATTAGTATTGGCGGTGACGGTTCACAAGAAATAAGCCAAAGATTATACGAAAAGGGGCTAAATGTAATTGGCGTTCCTAAAACGATTGACAACGATCTTTCTGCAACAGATTTTACTTTTGGATTCCAAACAGCCGTTCAAATTGCAACTGATGCCGTTGATAAGTTAGTAACCACTGCTGCAAGTCATAACCGGGTATTGATTCTCGAGGTTATGGGACGTAATGCAGGTTGGATTGCACTACACGCTGCTGTTGCTGGTGGAGCGGACGTTTGCTTGATTCCAGAAATACCATACAACCTTGATAAGGTGTTAGAGCGATTGAATGGCCGTTTCTCAAAGGGAAAAGGATTTGCAATTGTTGTAATTGCTGAAGGAGCGAAACCTGTTGGAGGCGATATCACTTCCGAAAAATCAGACGAGGTGGGCTATGCAAACCTTCGAATGGGCGGAGTTGCTTCCAAACTAATGAAGGATCTAAAAATGGCTGGTTTCGAAGCAGATATGCGTGAAACTGTACTGGGTCACCTTCAACGTGGAGGTATCCCAAATGCTTACGATCGAGTTCTTGCGACTCAGTTCGGTGTAAAAGCCTTTGAGATGGTTTTGGAGGAAAACTTCGGAACAATGGTTGCCTATCGACATCCAGACATTATTTCGGTTCCCCTTATTGAAGCCATAAACCGACCAAATTTTGTGGAGCCAACCTGTTCCTTGGTTGTTACTGCAAAAGGGGTTGGAATTAGTTTTGGAGATTAA
- a CDS encoding carboxypeptidase-like regulatory domain-containing protein: MKNFSKIILLSLSLFISGNGIAENKDTRVAKETTTATVLVCSVAGSVIDEVTGEALAGVAVKVAGTDKVAYTDFDGKFSIANLCQGNYSFESSMISYINGESSNLSVTAGDKKEIKIKMKKSY, from the coding sequence ATGAAAAATTTCAGTAAAATCATTCTACTTTCGTTAAGTCTGTTTATTAGTGGAAATGGAATAGCGGAAAACAAGGATACCCGGGTGGCAAAAGAAACAACCACTGCCACTGTTCTTGTTTGTTCTGTTGCCGGAAGTGTAATTGATGAAGTAACGGGTGAAGCGTTGGCTGGAGTTGCCGTTAAAGTAGCAGGAACCGATAAGGTAGCCTATACTGATTTTGATGGTAAATTCTCAATAGCAAACCTTTGTCAAGGAAACTATTCTTTTGAATCTTCTATGATTTCATACATCAACGGTGAAAGCAGTAACCTTAGTGTGACGGCTGGAGATAAGAAGGAGATCAAGATTAAAATGAAAAAATCATACTAG
- a CDS encoding acyl-[acyl-carrier-protein] thioesterase yields the protein MEDIIPKGRDKYRIQSDNLDGYSNLKISSLLQIFQESAERQATSIGLDQKELRSQDLCYILSRINIVIDEMPILDSEVTLVTWPKSSDDQFLYRDFLLFNSSNLDKPIIRATSAWSLINIESRRAQKIELVAGSIPVSDEIFAIKEHPAKVDALPCAWNHSSGLVNSSDVDVDGNVKNTRYFEWISDVYSQEHYSEMIIGTLDINFLAEAVLGDVYKINMASKGKGIYLNNVVRESDQKELVRTRTQWIKR from the coding sequence ATGGAGGATATAATCCCTAAGGGTAGAGATAAATACAGGATCCAGTCCGATAACTTGGATGGTTACAGTAATCTTAAAATCTCATCACTTCTTCAAATATTTCAAGAAAGTGCTGAAAGGCAAGCAACATCAATTGGGTTAGACCAGAAAGAACTACGCTCGCAAGACCTCTGTTATATTCTTAGCCGAATAAATATTGTAATTGATGAGATGCCAATCCTCGATTCAGAGGTTACACTCGTTACCTGGCCAAAATCAAGTGATGATCAATTTTTATACCGCGATTTTTTACTATTTAACTCCAGTAATTTGGATAAACCTATCATCAGAGCCACTTCCGCGTGGTCGTTGATTAACATAGAGTCCCGCCGTGCCCAAAAAATTGAACTGGTTGCGGGATCAATCCCTGTTTCGGATGAAATATTCGCTATAAAGGAGCATCCTGCTAAGGTTGATGCGCTGCCATGTGCATGGAACCATTCATCTGGTTTGGTTAATAGTAGCGATGTTGACGTGGATGGAAATGTTAAAAATACTCGTTATTTCGAGTGGATTAGCGATGTATACTCGCAAGAGCATTACTCCGAAATGATTATTGGAACACTCGACATTAACTTTCTTGCGGAAGCAGTCTTGGGAGATGTCTATAAAATAAACATGGCATCTAAAGGCAAGGGTATTTACTTAAATAATGTTGTAAGGGAATCGGATCAAAAAGAATTGGTGCGAACACGTACACAGTGGATAAAGCGATAA
- a CDS encoding glycoside hydrolase family 13 protein yields the protein MTKKSFLLFSLVVLSMASLFAQKPERIDPPFWWTGMKDGSLQLVIYGKGIATTSASISYPGVSVRKEVKPENPNYIFLYLGIMPEAKPGMLKISFTKNGKQVSSVTYELKARIEGSAERKGFSSEDVVYLIMPDRFANGDLKNDKLPNYKDTVDRKDQYARHGGDIKGIEKNIDYIKNLGVTAVWFNPMDENNMDNSSYHGYAITDYYKTDSRFGSNADYKGMVDKFHSNGIKVIKDMVFNHCGSQHWWIKDLPSKDWLNQWPEYTNSSFRAASISDPHAAKSDIKKMANGWFVPSMPDLNQRNPLLADYLVQNSIWWIEFSGIDGIRMDTHPYPDADFMSIWGQKLMLEYPNLNIVGEVWMNQPAWVSYWQMNSPTARGYNSNLPTVMDFPLMGAIEKAFDEPASWDTGLIRLYDIISQDFLYANTNNIMVFADNHDLSRLFKTNEAVDINKYKMVMTFLLTTRGIPQFYYGNEILMAADKANGDGNLRKDFPGGWPSDTANAFLPEGRTQIQNEAYTFFSKLAKWRKESPALTKGSLIQFVPEENVYVYFRVHAQQTVMVVLNASDKDVELGMKRFNEVLNNTAKGFDILKKETLDITKTVMLPARSSKVILLEN from the coding sequence ATGACAAAAAAATCTTTCTTACTATTCTCATTGGTTGTGCTGAGTATGGCAAGCCTATTTGCACAGAAACCAGAGCGAATCGATCCTCCCTTTTGGTGGACTGGAATGAAGGATGGTAGCCTTCAACTCGTAATCTATGGAAAAGGGATTGCCACTACTTCAGCATCTATCTCATATCCGGGTGTCTCTGTTCGAAAAGAAGTGAAGCCCGAAAATCCAAATTACATCTTCCTCTATTTAGGGATTATGCCAGAGGCCAAACCGGGAATGTTGAAGATCTCCTTCACCAAAAATGGAAAACAGGTTTCTTCCGTAACGTATGAGTTGAAAGCGCGCATTGAAGGATCGGCTGAAAGGAAAGGCTTTAGCAGTGAAGATGTTGTATACCTTATTATGCCTGACAGGTTCGCTAATGGTGATTTGAAAAATGATAAACTACCTAATTACAAGGATACTGTAGACCGAAAAGACCAATATGCCCGACATGGTGGAGATATAAAGGGTATTGAAAAGAACATTGACTATATCAAAAATCTTGGGGTAACTGCAGTTTGGTTTAACCCTATGGATGAGAATAATATGGATAACTCCTCCTATCATGGCTACGCTATAACCGATTACTACAAAACTGATTCCCGATTTGGATCGAATGCTGATTATAAAGGCATGGTAGACAAGTTCCACTCAAATGGAATTAAAGTTATTAAGGACATGGTTTTTAATCACTGTGGCAGCCAACACTGGTGGATTAAAGATTTGCCCTCCAAGGATTGGTTGAACCAGTGGCCTGAATATACAAACTCGAGTTTCCGTGCTGCTTCGATTTCCGATCCTCATGCTGCAAAATCGGATATTAAAAAGATGGCTAACGGATGGTTTGTTCCTTCCATGCCCGACCTAAATCAAAGAAATCCGTTACTTGCCGATTATCTAGTTCAGAATAGCATTTGGTGGATAGAATTTTCGGGAATTGATGGCATCAGAATGGATACACATCCTTATCCCGATGCCGATTTTATGTCCATTTGGGGGCAAAAGTTAATGCTGGAATACCCGAACCTTAACATCGTAGGAGAGGTTTGGATGAATCAACCGGCTTGGGTTTCGTACTGGCAGATGAATTCACCAACTGCTCGCGGTTATAATTCAAATTTACCAACCGTGATGGATTTTCCGTTGATGGGTGCTATCGAAAAAGCATTTGATGAGCCAGCAAGTTGGGATACCGGTCTAATTCGCCTATATGATATTATCTCCCAAGATTTCCTGTATGCAAATACTAATAATATTATGGTATTTGCAGATAATCATGATCTTAGCCGATTGTTTAAAACAAACGAGGCAGTAGACATAAACAAGTATAAAATGGTTATGACCTTTCTGCTAACAACTAGAGGTATTCCTCAGTTCTACTATGGAAATGAGATACTGATGGCCGCAGATAAGGCTAATGGAGATGGAAACTTAAGGAAGGACTTCCCCGGTGGATGGCCTTCGGATACGGCCAATGCATTTTTGCCTGAAGGTAGAACCCAAATACAGAATGAAGCATATACTTTTTTTTCAAAACTGGCAAAGTGGCGTAAAGAATCACCAGCCTTAACTAAGGGTAGCTTAATTCAGTTTGTTCCCGAAGAGAATGTTTACGTGTATTTTCGAGTTCATGCTCAGCAGACAGTAATGGTAGTGTTAAATGCAAGTGACAAGGATGTAGAATTGGGAATGAAGCGTTTTAATGAGGTATTAAACAATACAGCCAAAGGCTTCGATATTCTAAAAAAGGAAACGTTGGATATTACTAAAACAGTGATGCTTCCAGCGCGAAGTTCCAAAGTAATTCTACTTGAGAACTAG
- a CDS encoding AAA family ATPase — MGEMVNIKELNERIQLESSFVDIIGMEMNKVIIGQKHLVESLLVGLLSNGHILLEGVPGLAKTLAIKTLADSIEAKFNRIQFTPDLLPADLIGTLIYSQKKETFEVRKGPIFSNFILADEINRSPAKVQSALLEAMQERQVTIGDQTFKLDNPFLVLATQNPIEQEGTYPLPEAQVDRFMLKVKITYPKKDEEKLIMRQNLLSEFPTARPVVTTADIAKAREVVKQVYMDEKIERYILDIIFATRYPKEYNLERLESMINYGGSPRASISLALASKAYAFIKRRGYVIPEDVRAVCGDVLRHRIGLTYEAEAENLTSDDLISEILNTVEVP, encoded by the coding sequence ATGGGAGAAATGGTAAACATAAAAGAGTTAAATGAGCGCATTCAGCTAGAGAGCTCATTTGTTGATATCATTGGAATGGAGATGAACAAGGTGATTATTGGACAGAAGCACCTTGTGGAAAGTTTGCTGGTAGGGCTACTCTCTAATGGACACATTTTGCTGGAAGGTGTTCCTGGATTGGCAAAAACACTTGCAATTAAAACATTGGCCGATTCTATCGAAGCAAAGTTTAACCGCATCCAGTTTACGCCGGATCTTTTACCCGCCGACCTTATTGGCACCCTCATTTACAGCCAAAAAAAGGAAACTTTTGAGGTGAGAAAAGGGCCAATATTCTCAAACTTTATATTGGCGGATGAGATTAACCGTTCCCCTGCAAAGGTTCAAAGCGCGCTGCTTGAAGCCATGCAAGAACGTCAGGTTACTATTGGCGATCAAACATTCAAACTGGATAACCCATTCTTGGTTCTTGCTACCCAAAATCCAATAGAGCAGGAGGGAACCTACCCACTTCCCGAAGCACAGGTTGACCGTTTTATGCTTAAGGTTAAGATTACCTATCCTAAAAAGGACGAGGAAAAATTAATCATGCGCCAAAACCTGTTAAGCGAATTTCCAACGGCAAGACCAGTAGTTACAACTGCGGATATAGCTAAGGCACGTGAGGTTGTAAAGCAGGTTTACATGGATGAGAAAATTGAGCGATATATCCTCGATATAATTTTCGCAACACGTTATCCAAAAGAATACAACCTTGAACGTCTCGAGAGTATGATTAACTATGGTGGATCGCCACGTGCATCTATCTCCCTTGCTCTTGCGTCCAAAGCATACGCCTTTATAAAACGGAGAGGATATGTAATTCCGGAAGATGTTCGCGCCGTGTGTGGCGATGTACTCCGTCATAGGATTGGGCTTACCTATGAAGCCGAGGCAGAAAACCTTACTAGCGACGACTTAATTTCAGAAATACTAAATACCGTTGAAGTACCGTAG
- the truA gene encoding tRNA pseudouridine(38-40) synthase TruA has translation MVRHFIELSYNGKDFVGWQFQKNGISIQEVLNKSLSTIFQEDIETVGCGRTDAGVHASYFVAHFDMENPHSLEIGKAIYKLNRILPRSIAVSTITVVQAGAHARFDACERTYRYIISPKKNPFLTDMAYQFSLPLDMDKMNIAAGLLLSISDFTSFAKLHSDNKTNICRVIKAEWTQEADTLVFTISADRFLRNMVRAIVGTLIDIGLGKLEPESIIEIAEAENRNFAGSSAPAEGLFLSNIVYPSPIFKP, from the coding sequence ATGGTTCGACACTTTATAGAACTTTCCTACAATGGGAAAGATTTTGTAGGCTGGCAATTTCAGAAAAATGGAATTAGCATTCAGGAGGTTTTAAATAAATCTCTTTCAACTATCTTTCAGGAGGATATTGAAACGGTTGGCTGTGGCAGAACCGATGCAGGTGTTCATGCCAGCTACTTTGTGGCGCATTTTGATATGGAGAACCCGCATTCGCTAGAAATAGGAAAGGCCATTTATAAACTGAACAGAATACTGCCAAGGAGCATTGCGGTAAGCACTATAACGGTAGTTCAAGCAGGTGCTCATGCTCGATTCGATGCCTGTGAACGAACTTATCGATACATAATATCACCAAAAAAGAATCCCTTTCTAACGGATATGGCCTATCAATTCTCTCTTCCGCTGGATATGGATAAGATGAACATTGCCGCTGGGTTATTACTATCCATTTCGGATTTTACCAGCTTTGCAAAGCTTCATTCCGATAACAAAACAAATATTTGCCGAGTGATTAAGGCGGAATGGACGCAGGAAGCCGATACATTAGTCTTCACCATAAGTGCCGACAGATTCTTGCGGAATATGGTAAGAGCTATAGTTGGAACGTTGATTGATATTGGGTTAGGAAAACTCGAACCGGAATCAATTATTGAGATTGCCGAAGCAGAAAACAGGAATTTCGCTGGCAGTTCAGCTCCTGCCGAAGGATTATTTTTAAGCAACATTGTATATCCGTCACCAATATTCAAGCCTTAA